From the Fusarium musae strain F31 chromosome 11, whole genome shotgun sequence genome, one window contains:
- a CDS encoding hypothetical protein (EggNog:ENOG41) translates to MADKIAQLEQTIKDLQNKNGTSTAPCQAGAAESAIVPTLIEPLPTIEVADGNMYPTRSFYDTTSAVHDPGDTPSQATTGQITVAHSPETRQPLPMETPELKFWEDQAVESAAVYLTIPEEVIRRLFATHWT, encoded by the coding sequence ATGGCGGATAAGATAGCGCAGCTTGAGCAGACGATCAAAGACCTTCAGAACAAGAATGGAACCAGCACGGCACCTTGTCAAGCTGGCGCGGCAGAAAGCGCGATAGTGCCAACGCTCATAGAGCCTCTTCCGACCATTGAGGTTGCGGATGGCAACATGTATCCCACTCGGTCGTTTTACGACACTACATCCGCGGTCCATGATCCTGGGGATACGCCATCGCAAGCAACAACGGGTCAAATCACTGTCGCACATAGCCCCGAAACACGTCAGCCTCTACCCATGGAAACACCTGAGTTAAAGTTCTGGGAGGATCAAGCCGTCGAGAGCGCAGCAGTTTATCTCACCATTCCAGAGGAAGTGATTCGACGTCTTTTCGCGACGCATTGGAC
- a CDS encoding hypothetical protein (EggNog:ENOG41), whose protein sequence is MSIFWSGIAGICVVRVIIITFRVKSILAGNEDLLTTINHIHIAYFGLIASLECLSAYFLIVLFTSAKTSSAEIARSGGLFQYLARSTEIRVALLALQGTLRAVTHSFKTAGQTAENIATQLDRFFYAVFCLYSMVLYIDLLSSKLKFNGTQDYPSSRDRYVHQSSQPGRFTSTQKDDFAQTRTEHVVGVDGGTRTHKTRNDSTDHIIEGGSSQGDGSINLEDMDLKGNVIKKTVEFRVV, encoded by the exons ATGTCAATTTTCTGGTCAGGCATCGCCGGCATCTGCGTCGTTCGCGTCATTATCATCACCTTCCGGGTCAAATCAATCCTCGCCGGCAATGAGGATCTCTTGACTACCATCAACCATATCCACATCGCCTACTTCGGTCTCATCGCGTCGCTCGAATGCCTCAGCGCATActtcctcatcgtcctctttACATCGGCCAAGACTTCATCTGCCGAGATTGCGCGCAGTGGTGGTCTTTTCCAATACTTGGCCCGAAGCACGGAAATAAGAGTCGCTCTTCTGGCTCTGCAGGGTACGCTTCGCGCTGTGACGCATTCATTCAAGACGGCTGGCCAGACGGCGGAGAACATTGCTACCCAACTGGACCGATTCTTCTACGCTGTCTTCTGCCTGTACTCCATGGtgttata CATCGATCTTCTTTCGTCCAAACTCAAGTTCAACGGTACCCAGGATTACCCCTCCTCTCGTGATCGCTATGTCCACCAGAGCAGCCAGCCTGGTCGCTTCACCTCAACACAAAAGGATGACTTTGCCCAAACTAGAACGGAGCATGTCGTCGGTGTTGACGGCGGCACACGTACCCATAAGACCCGAAATGATTCTACAGATCATATCATTGAGGGCGGTTCCTCACAAGGCGACGGGTCAATTAACCTGGAGGACATGGACCTCAAGGGCAATGTGATCAAGAAGACGGTTGAGTTCAGAGTCGTGTAG
- a CDS encoding hypothetical protein (EggNog:ENOG41) has protein sequence MAENKYLTTDKDSFPYVFIRNIDIPLNTYEKGLLRANVFLPKDAAPFGDKTYPVIATYGPYGKDVPYEIFYKKSWEQLNPEMKSTHSAWETPDPAYWTSKGYIVLRVDERGAGQSPGLLDTMSRGTSEAFFDVIEWAAEQEWSSGKVGLLGISYYAGTQWRVAARKPKGLAAIIPWEGMSDYYRDRVRHGGILSDRFIDFWWNNGVSPNQYGKPGRSARSWGEDTLEGDLDEETLLKNRRDQTVDTAVHKFRDEEYYRTRDFDVEAIEVPLLSVANWGGILLHLRGNVLGWIRASSEYKFLHFIVGRHDLPFYYPESAKLQLSFFNSFLKDDDKDGWKSGKQPRVRLTLRKGEAGVDDPDRERGFPSRDEADWPLLGTNYTRFYLTSDNSLSTKPSTSISTINYDALNGEPIRFGYKTPFALEITGHIVAHLTVAAARRSVDAAPPSDIDLFITLRKLNAKGEEVFYTGTMGDPVPIVKGWQRVSLRKVDESNKLHKEYLPYRNYYSSDVQPVEENQKYEVDVEVWPTNVVLEPEETLMLEIAGHDTQGVGRFSHEHPDDRDTKIFDGKNIITVGGEASWITLPVIDARK, from the exons ATGGCTGAAAACAAGTACCTCACAACCGACAAGGATAGCTTTCCTTATGTCTTTATCAGGAATATTGACATCCCACTCAATACGTATGAGAAGGGTCTTCTTCGAGCAAATGTCTTTCTTCCCAAGGATGCGGCTCCCTTTGGCGACAAAACATACCCTGTTATCGCTACGTACGGCCCGT ACGGAAAAGATGTTCCCTATGAGATATTCTACAAGAAAAGCTGGGAACAGCTAAATCCTGAAATGAAGTCCACGCATTCAGCTTGGGAGACACCTGATCCTGCCTATTGGACAAGCAAGGGCTACATCGTTTTGAGGGTTGACGAAAGAGGGGCTGGTCAAAGTCCTGGTCTCCTTGATACTATGTCCCGTGGTACAAGTGAAGCTTTCTTTGATGTCATTGAGTGGGCTGCCGAGCAAGAGTGGTCTTCAGGTAAGgttggccttcttggaatCAGCTACTATGCCGGTACTCAATGGAGAGTCGCTGCGAGGAAGCCCAAGGGACTCGCTGCTATCATCCCTTGGGAGGGCATGAGTGATTACTACCGGGACCGTGTAAGACATGGAGGTATTCTCTCGGACAGGTTCATTG ATTTCTGGTGGAACAATGGAGTTAGTCCAAACCAGTACGGCAAACCAGGCCGCAGCGCTAGAAGCTGGGGCGAGGATACCCTTGAAGGTGACCTTGACGAGGAGACCTTACTCAAGAATCGTCGAGATCAGACAGTAGACACTGCTGTACACAAGTTTCGTGACGAGGAGTATTATCGTACTCGAGACTTTGATGTCGAGGCTATCGAGGTTCCTCTGCTCAGTGTCGCCAATTGG GGAGGCATCCTGCTTCACCTCCGAGGAAACGTCCTCGGTTGGATCCGCGCCAGCTCCGAATACAAGTTTCTCCACTTCATTGTTGGTAGACACGACTTGCCCTTTTACTACCCCGAGTCGGCTAAACTCCAACTATCTTTCTTCAACTCCTTTCTGAAGGATGACGATAAAGATGGCTGGAAGTCTGGCAAGCAACCGAGGGTTCGCCTTACGTTGCGGAAGGGTGAAGCTGGAGTTGATGACCCTGACCGCGAACGTGGTTTTCCCAGCAGAGACGAGGCAGATTGGCCATTGCTTGGGACTAACTACACTAGGTTCTACCTGACCTCTGACAATTCATTGAGTACGAAACCGTCAACGTCAATCAGCACAATCAATTATGATGCTCTGAATGG CGAGCCTATCCGTTTTGGATACAAGACCCCTTTTGCTCTGGAGATTACAGGCCATATCGTCGCCCATTTAACTGTAGCTGCGGCTCGAAGGTCGGTTGATGCCGCTCCTCCTTCAGACATCGATCTGTTTATCACCCTTCGCAAGCTCAACGCCAAAGGCGAAGAAGTCTTCTACACTGGCACAATGGGTGACCCCGTTCCCATCGTGAAAGGCTGGCAGCGAGTCTCCCTGCGCAAAGTGGATGAGAGCAACAAATTACACAAGGAATATTTGCCTTACCGCAACTACTACTCATCCGACGTGCAGCCAGTTGAGGAGAACCAGAAGTATGAagtggatgttgaggttTGGCCTACAAATGTGGTGCTTGAGCCTGAAGAGACTTTGATGTTGGAGATTGCAGGTCACGATACTCAGGGCGTAGGAAGGTTCTCTCATGAACATCCGGATGATAGAGACACTAAGATCTTCGATGGAAAGAACATTATTACTGTCGGCGGCGAGGCGAGCTGGATTACACTTCCTGTTATTGACGCTCGGAAATAG
- a CDS encoding hypothetical protein (EggNog:ENOG41) has protein sequence MVTHEHVRNIFAGPSKGDMASFWPNVEPNVDWTVKGTHCKVSGRYRSIEEFQQGTRALSSTWAGPLHLVVQNIIIEGNQAAVELKAVDTQTKSGDPFPNEYTWVLGFNDSGKIATVRAYMDTDLVTRVIEKNPQ, from the exons ATGGTTACCCACGAGCACGTCCGAAACATCTTCGCGGGCCCAAGCAAGGGCGATATGGCCAGCTTCTGGCCCAACGTCGAGCCCAATGTCGATTGGACTGTGAAAG GCACCCACTGCAAGGTCTCTGGTCGCTACAGGTCCATTGAGGAGTTCCAACAAGGGACAAGGGCTCTGTCATCCACGTGGGCAGGTCCCCTCCATCTCGTGGTTcagaacatcatcatcgagggCAACCAAGCTGCCGTGGAGCTGAAGGCGGTGGATACCCAGACCAAGAGCGGCGACCCTTTCCCTAACGAATATACATGGGTACTGGGTTTCAATGATAGCGGCAAGATCGCAACCGTGAGGGCGTACATGGACAC CGACCTTGTTACTCGCGTCATTGAAAAGAATCCTCAGTAG
- a CDS encoding hypothetical protein (EggNog:ENOG41): protein MTVTAQQLDETLSSANLAKDKFTPIDHSNIPFEEEEWPVIIIGSSMVGKTLGLILGYHGKLTLSLSIKSVSFDRHSKAGAHPRAAGLNFRTSEILRQLDLEDFTLEQSGKEFDLNAGMLIVEKLVGGKVIKHLQEHDPEHVKSFTPSNWVWISQRMFEPILGQNAEKFNSEQRHGHQVLLYEEQEDNVIVIVKDLKTSKIKKYKTPYVVACDGNRSPTRQNEGISWDGPGILRNSLGVSFKSDLSPFIGKRMVHGVVYVANKDIGGGFRLENEGKQGIIMVNNVGSKTSFEPGTVTADDAKQYFYQLSGLTPNQVDPQIASMNYWTMAAYTAGRFESKRGRVFLAGDSAHTMPPTGGLGGNTGIADAHNLAWKLAYVLSGKATHSLLATYNIERQPIDEFTVTQAYNRFQNRIAMQQPPASEAPDESIELGFRYPVGGAFVPEEKYSPPKELYDDPAFPSAVPGSRFPHSYLEDVVSPGKPISTIDLVKRNFLLVTIDHDSPWAIAASKAAMEIDVYTLNATSTPYRDIKGDVKRKCRLNPDEAILVRPDGFIAWRGTRLDSGHERKLKDGLNAVLRK, encoded by the exons ATGACAGTCACTGCACAGCAACTCGATGAGACTTTGTCCTCGGCCAATTTGGCTAAGGACAAGTTTACACCCATTGATCATTCCAACATCCCgttcgaggaggaagaatggCCTGTTATAATAATTGGCTCCAGCATGGTTGGAAAGACTCTTGGTCTTATTCTTGGGTATCATGG GAAGCTGACCCTGAGTCTCAGTATCAAGTCGGTCTCGTTTGATCGCCACTCCAAAGCCGGAGCTCACCCCCGGGCAGCAGGTCTCAATTTTCGCACCAGCGAAATCCTCCGGCAATTGGATTTGGAAGACTTCACTTTGGAGCAAAGTGGCAAAGAGTTCGATCTCAACGCCGGGATGCTTATCGTTGAGAAACTTGTGGGCGGTAAAGTTATAAAGCACCTTCAAGAGCATGATCCTGAGCATGTGAAGAGCTTTACCCCCTCCAACTGGGTATGGATATCGCAAAGAATGTTCGAACCCATCTTGGGCCAGAATGCCGAGAAGTTCAACAGCGAGCAGCGCCATGGCCACCAGGTCCTTCTCTACGAGGAACAGGAGGATAATGTTAttgtcatcgtcaaggatCTGAAAACTAGCAAGATCAAAAAGTACAAAACACCATATGTCGTCGCATGCGACGGCAACCGAAGTCCTACCCGCCAGAATGAGGGTATCAGCTGGGATGGTCCAGGTATTCTTCGAAACAGTCTCGGAGTCAGCTTTAAGTCAGACTTGAGTCCTTTCATCGGCAAGAGAATGGTTCACGGAGTTGTTTACGTGGCAAACAAGGACATTGGAGGAGGCTTCCGACTGGAGAACGAGGGCAAGCAAGGCATCATCATGGTTAACAACGTCGGATCCAAGACCAGCTTCGAGCCCGGCACTGTCACAGCAGACGATGCCAAACAGTATTTCTACCAATTGTCTGGCTTGACTCCTAATCAGGTGGATCCTCAAATTGCATCCATGAACTACTGGACTATGGCGGCATACACTGCTGGACGCTTCGAGAGCAAGAGAGGTCGCGTTTTCCTCGCTGGAGACTCGGCCCATACTATGCCACCAACCGGCGGCTTGGGCGGAAACACTGGGATAGCT GATGCTCATAACCTCGCATGGAAGTTGGCGTACGTCTTGTCTGGGAAGGCCACGCATTCACTGCTTGCAACGTATAACATTGAGCGGCAACCGATTGATGAGTTCACCGTCACCCAAGCATACAATCGGTTCCAGAACAGAATCGCTATGCAACAGCCCCCAGCCTCGGAGGCCCCAGATGAGTCTATTGAGCTGGGGTTCAGATATCCTGTTGGAGGAGCGTTTGTCCCAGAAGAGAAGTACTCACCCCCCAAGGAGCTTTACGATGATCCAGCTTTTCCATCAGCCGTTCCTGGATCTCGATTCCCTCATTCGTATCTCGAAGACGTAGTGTCACCCGGAAAGCCTATCTCAACGATTGACTTGGTAAAGAGAAATTTTCTTCTTGTCACAATAGACCATGACTCCCCTTGGGCTATTGCTGCGAGTAAGGCTGCAATGGAGATCGATGTCTATACTTTGAACGCGACCTCAACCCCGTATAGAGACATAAAGGGGGACGTTAAGAGGAAATGCCGTCTGAATCCGGATGAGGCGATTCTGGTACGACCAGATGGGTTCATTGCTTGGCGAGGCACGCGGCTTGATAGTGGACATGAGCGGAAGTTGAAGGATGGACTGAATGCAGTTCTGAGAAAGTAA
- a CDS encoding hypothetical protein (EggNog:ENOG41), whose translation MSLKINGFDVDVTPVIAPGAKEAGPYDPLNPSVTVLPKGHKRTPANKAFEVDTIFEKDIVLPMRDGIKLYADVFRPKTDEKVPAVLIWSPYGKTGNGPHGLGMIPGRFGVGEDQVSGYEKFEGLDPAVWPARGYAIINVDLRGSWDSEGIIPWVGNQDGQDGYDAIEHVAKLEWCTGKVALGGNSWLAMVQWQIASQQPPSLAAIAPWEANADFYRDTLARGGVPYPYSAMWKLLQDLMVGRNAAEAPISMLEKYPLFNDYWEDKSVKLEKIQVPTYVLASFSTALHTTGSIRGYHDISSKDKWLRIHAKQEWSDLYHPDSVDDLNKFYDYFVKGVKNDWPSTQKVRGSLVGFNLPNISNVPLESYPIPNTKHTKLYLGPGEKLETASPKDPSTVSYDAAYLSKHPLEGGEEVLFRYRFTKKTWLIGYSWLNISISNDGDDEIDVFAQLGKQDASGTQLVNMNVPLKDLIPPVEKHTDAADTCFLKYLGPTGSLRGSHAVTKVTPEPGRFTGDWPEYTNTSRKPIPAGTVAKLEIPIWPAGIIFEEGEYLTLNVSGHYMSFMEFDFLYGAAHANKGRHTIHIGADSDSHLVVPLLDPLA comes from the exons atGTCGCTTAAGATCAATGGCTTCGATGTTGACGTAACCCCAGTCATTGCACCAGGGGCTAAGGAGGCAGGTCCTTATGACCCTCTAAATCCTTCAGTGACGGTCCTGCCCAAGGGCCACAAAAGGACACCGGCAAACAAGGCTTTCGAAGTCGACACAATTTTTGAGAAGGATATTGTTCTTCCCATGCGAGACGGCATCAAGCTGTACGCTGACGTCTTTCGACCGAAGACTGATGAAAAAGTTCCAGCTGTCCTCATCTGGAGTCCATACGGCAAGACTGGAAATG GACCTCATGGTCTCGGCATGATTCCTGGCCGATTCGGTGTGGGAGAAGATCAGGTCAGCGGCTATGAGAAGTTCGAAGGGCTGGACCCTGCTGTCTGGCCAGCTAGGGGGTACGCTATCATTAACGTTGACCTGCGAGGGTCATGGGACTCCGAGGGAATTATTCC ATGGGTAGGCAACCAAGATGGACAGGACGGATATGATGCCATCGAACACGTCGCCAAGCTTGAATGGTGCACAGGTAAGGTCGCCCTCGGCGGCAATAGTTGGCTCGCCATGGTTCAGTGGCAGATTGCTtctcagcaacctccttCACTCGCGGCTATTGCACCGTGGGAAGCCAATGCGGACTTCTATCGCGACACGCTCGCCCGTGGTGGCGTACCATATCCTTACAGTGCCATGTGGAAGCTCCTACAAGATCTGATGGTTGGCCGCAATGCTGCTGAGGCCCCCATCTCGATGCTGGAGAAGTACCCTCTGTTTAATGATTACTGGGAGGACAAGAGcgtcaagcttgagaagatccAGGTTCCTACCTACGTTCTGGCGAGCTTTTCAACGGCGCTTCATACTACTGGCTCTATTCGTGGGTATCATGATATCTCTTCCAAGGATAAATG GCTCCGGATTCATGCTAAGCAGGAATGGTCCGACTTATATCATCCTGACAGTGTTGATGATCTGAACAAGTTCTACGACTACTTCGTCAAAGGAGTCAAGAATGATTGGCCGAGCACCCAGAAGGTCAGAGGATCCTTAGTTGGCTTCAATCTG CCCAACATCAGCAATGTCCCCCTGGAATCATATCCTATTCCCAACACAAAGCACACAAAGCTCTACCTCGGTCCAGGCGAGAAGCTTGAAACAGCCTCGCCAAAGGATCCAAGCACCGTGTCGTATGATGCAGCGTACCTCTCCAAGCACCCGCTTGAAGGCGGCGAGGAGGTACTCTTTAGGTACAGGTTCACCAAGAAGACATGGCTTATTGGTTACTCATGgctcaacatcagcatctccaacgatggcgatgatgagattgacgTGTTTGCTCAACTTGGCAAGCAGGATGCTTCAGGAACTCAGTTGGTCAACATGAACGTCCCTTTGAAGGACCTTATTCCTCCTGTTGAGAAGCATACAGACGCGGCGGACACCTGTTTCCTCAAGTACCTAGGCCCCACAGGCTCTCTACGAGGTAGTCATGCTGTGACAAAAGTGACACCTGAGCCTGGGAGGTTCACGGGTGACTGGCCTGAGTATACCAACACCAGTCGAAAACCTATCCCTGCTGGCACTGTTGCAAAGCTTGAGATTCCCATCTGGCCTGCGGGTATTATTTTTGAGGAGGGAGAGTATTTGACTTTGAATGTCTCGGGTCATTATATGAGTTTCATGGAGTTTGATTTCCTGTACGGGGCTGCTCATGCGAACAAGGGCCGTCATACCATCCATATTGGAGCCGACTCTGACAGTCATCTAGTGGTTCCTCTACTGGACCCTCTGGCTTAG
- a CDS encoding hypothetical protein (EggNog:ENOG41) produces the protein MFMAGCIWCSQAGSMNSLLGGRILGAFGAGAVQAVGPAVVGEIFLEKNYSKAMGLYAASLCIGAQGGPLIAGHLIEAKGWSWFFILLAILSGFNFLTLAFFCPETAFNVEIEAGATSADVDADILDQTTGLGRTQSSLTTWKQNSFYLSHPHVRGGGLRQWFLSFLLQIEFMFDPIVILSAGMWGIVLAWVATISVISNQLFAMPPFLWGPAELGNWACTSLVGVAIAFPIAGPLTDTVSSLIGRRKGKHMPEYRLITLAVPFLFSSSGLLLFGYTYTKGSYVGPAVGYAMQAASLMLIPTSVLSYGIDSYPYDAAEVTALMNAVTHIIPFGLTKTVSNWLARVGVEKMFLQMAIIQWALLAGFTIVLIVFGPWIRVKAAYVHQHYGAKRFL, from the exons ATGTTCATGGCTGGATGCATCTGGTGCTCACAAGCGGGTTCAATGAACAGCCTGCTCGGCGGTCGAATCCTTGGCGcctttggtgctggtgcagTCCAAGCTGTTGGTCCCGCTGTCGTAGGAG AAATATTCTTAGAGAAGAACTACTCTAAGGCAATGGGTCTATATGCTGCGAGTCTCTGCATCGGAGCTCAGGGCGGACCTCTTATCGCCGGGCACCTGATCGAAGCCAAAGGATGGAGTTggttcttcatcctcctcgcaaTTCTTAGTGGCTTCAACTTCCTTACTCTGGCATTCTTCTGCCCAGAGACTGCTTTCAATGTCGAGATTGAGGCGGGCGCTACTAGTGCTGATGTCGATGCCGATATCCTTGACCAGACCACTGGCCTTGGTCGCACCCAGAGCTCGCTTACCACGTGGAAGCAGAACTCTTTCTACTTGAGCCACCCCCACGTGCGAGGCGGGGGTTTGAGGCAATGGTTTCTTTCGTTCTTGCTGCAGATCGAGTTCATGTTTGATCCCATTGTGATTCTCTCTGCCGGTATGTGGGGAATTGTGCTAGCTTG GGTTGCCACTATCTCAGTCATATCAAACCAGCTGTTCGCCATGCCGCCTTTCCTCTGGGGACCCGCTGAACTTGGAAACTGGGCTTGCACGAGTTTAGTAGGTGTGGCCATTGCCTTTCCCATCGCGGGACCCTTGACCGACACTGTCTCCTCATTAATCGGCCGCCGGAAGGGAAAGCATATGCCTGAATACAGACTCATTACTCTGGCGGTGCctttcttgttctcttcatcTGGCCTATTACTATTTGGGTACACATACACAAAGGGTTCTTATGTTGGGCCAGCTGTTGGCTATGCGATGCAAGCCGCAAGCCTCATGCTCATTCCTACCTCTGTCCTATCCTACGGTATCGATAGCTATCCTTACGATGCGGCCGAGGTCACCGCTCTGATGAATGCTGTCACCCATATCATTCCCTTCGGGCTGACAAAGACGGTTTCCAACTGGCTTGCCAGAGTCGGTGTGGAGAAGATGTTTCTGCAGATGGCAATCATTCAGTGGGCTTTGCTAGCCGGCTTTACCATCGTTCTTATTGTATTCGGGCCGTGGATTCGGGTCAAGGCCGCCTATGTTCACCAGCACTATGGCGCCAAGAGATTTCTGTAG
- a CDS encoding hypothetical protein (EggNog:ENOG41): MKDKCLHPDSKKPYIQSIQGGADSAPEGLQQGITHAFVIQFDNPEDRDYYALKDPAHLAVVAELGPLVEKVQIIDLPRND; encoded by the exons atgaaggacaAGTGCTTGCATCCTGACTCTAAAAAGCCTTACATCCAGTCTATCCAAGGTGGCGCTGATAGTGCCCCAGAGGGCCTCCAG CAAGGTATCACTCATGCATTCGTCATCCAATTCGACAACCCGGAGGACAGGGACTATTACGCACTCAAAGACCCCGCCCACCTCGCTGTCGTGGCAGAGCTGGGCCCTTTGGTAGAGAAGGTTCAGATTATCGACCTGCCGAGGAATGACTGA
- a CDS encoding hypothetical protein (EggNog:ENOG41) — protein sequence MSETSSDRPASKRNREKAPVIAQVVESINVNVNRTDAPLSPPATVQDKRSDETSHAQHYISPAQDPFMPDDLNTNVQAVDPQLEAQHSSSIEYENHQHGPTDMLFDADDILANFNSADIMPAPLPSVLFGDGFNTNGWLNYGADQSFAPLFLQNDSSLDVINELWFDHAGFKALQQPIVSQLTPASSLVDQSAVAELYSRSHSPAIDRDAVEPREYVAVSIELDAQLNFPDLSHLTAEDVDHENLAHVDDISEEVARNVAEAAVEIQKGCNFPHFRNLAIPPTPVLNAWVQLYFEYFHPVMPILHKSTLSSSKRHWLLIFTVAAIGAHFSSIKDAQACSRAMHETIRRQCSTMCERQNSNGRELWMSQTILLNHIGLLYGGERRSLEIGEFLQALPVTLGRRKRLFTNMFPVDKFAQLQLPHAQKWQIWLLDEERRRAGFAIWLLDSAFSSHFDLTSLMRLSELQISLPQPDDRWGASTAQCWANFPVVENSGSGGLPTMERVISEDSWRQVWSKTNTLGKQAMLQHLTNVIKDRSADQPGTPGFSYHDKLLASNVLTDLLNLIEADQMEQSIDEAKASTTHKIMALTALMTHHTPVQSLLPTIIRCIYGKLDGKDWEAISDRWRGASGQGRLGCFYAARILQVVRSSRSSHFGTPVSLLHALLVLWLYSALTERHRDGFLFSRAAPAVVLGPKPLDQMETNSWIEMGWSRVKLPGIGNLLCAEGRTKLLDDAVVLMRSLKGWGICNAYAQILVRLRASETSNTIHG from the exons ATGTCCGAGACGAGCTCTGACAGGCCAGCTAGTAAACGGAATAGAGAAAAGGCTCCCGTTATTGCTCAGGTGGTGGAAAGCATCAATGTCAATGTGAATCGCACGGATGCACCGCTCTCACCGCCTGCGACCGTGCAAGATAAGCGCTCGGATGAGACCAGCCATGCCCAACACTACATTTCACCGGCTCAAGATCCATTCATGCCTGATGACCTCAATACCAACGTCCAAGCTGTCGATCCCCAGCTTGAAGCTCAGCATAGCTCATCTATCGAATATGAAAACCATCAACATGGCCCCACTGACATGCTTTTTGATGCAGACGACATATTGGCAAACTTTAACTCTGCGGATATAATGCCGGCACCACTGCCCTCAGTATTAtttggtgatggcttcaatACTAATGGATGGCTTAACTACGGCGCCGATCAATCATTTGCGCCCCTCTTTCTCCAAAACGATTCATCCCTCGACGTCATAAACGAACTCTGGTTCGACCATGCAGGCTTCAAAGCCCTCCAGCAACCCATCGTCTCGCAACTTACACCAGCTTCATCCCTGGTCGATCAATCAGCCGTAGCAGAGCTATATAGTCGCAGTCACTCCCCGGCTATCGATAGGGATGCGGTTGAGCCCAGAGAATATGTCGCTGTGTCAATTGAGCTGGACGCGCAACTCAATTTTCCAGACCTGTCGCATTTAACGGCTGAGGACGTAGATCATGAGAACTTGGCACATGTGGATGATATCTCCGAGGAAGTGGCCAGGAATGTAGCCGAAGCAGCAGTAGAGATCCAGAAAGGTTGCAATTTCCCGCATTTTAGGAACTTGGCTATTCCGCCAACTCCAGTGCTGAATGCTTGGGTTCAGCTGTACTTTGAGTACTTTCACCCTGTTATGCCTATTCTACACAAGTCGACCCTCTCCTCATCTAAACGACATTGGTTACTTATCTTTACGGTAGCAGCCATCGGGGCTCACTTTTCCAGCATCAAAGATGCGCAAGCGTGCTCAAGGGCAATGCATGAGACTATTCGACGACAATGCTCGACTATG TGTGAGCGTCAAAACTCGAACGGAAGAGAGCTTTGGATGTCACAAACTATCTTACTGAACCACATCGGCCTGCTGTATGGCGGTGAAAGGAGATCTCTGGAGATCGGCGAATTCCTGCAAGCTTTACCCGTGACTCTTGGACGACGAAAACGCCTCTTTACAAACATGTTCCCCGTTGACAAGTTTGCTCAGCTTCAGTTGCCGCACGCTCAGAAATGGCAAATCTGGTTGCTGGATGAGGAGCGGCGACGAGCCGGCTTTGCCATCTGG CTCTTGGACTCTGCATTCAGCTCGCACTTTGACCTTACGAGCCTTATGAGATTGTCAGAGCTGCAGATATCCCTTCCTCAGCCAGATGACCGTTGGGGCGCATCGACTGCCCAGTGCTGGGCCAACTTTCCTGTAGTTG AAAACTCTGGGTCTGGTGGACTTCCCACGATGGAGCGCGTCATATCGGAAGACAGTTGGCGACAAGTATGGTCCAAAACCAACACTTTGGGCAAACAGGCTATGCTGCAGCATCTCACCAACGTTATAAAGGACAGGAGCGCTGACCAGCCTGGGACCCCGGGCTTTTCGTATCACGACAAACTCCTCGCGTCGAATGTGCTGACTGACCTTCTGAATCTGATCGAGGCCGACCAGATGGAGCAATCGATTGATGAAGCTAAGGCCTCGACAACACACAAGATCATGGCGCTGACTGCTTTGATGACGCACCATACGCCAGTGCAGAGCCTCCTTCCGACGATTATTCGATGTATATATGGCAAGCTCGACGGCAAAGACTGGGAAGCGATTAGCGATCGCTGGAGAGGAGCTTCCGGGCAAGGAAGGCTCGGATGCTTCTACGCCGCACGTATCCTCCAAGTAGTGCGATCAAGCCGGTCATCGCACTTCGGTACACCGGTGTCGCTTCTTCACGCCTTGTTGGTTCTCTGGCTTTACTCAGCACTTACTGAACGGCACCGTGACGGGTTTTTGTTCTCGCGTGCGGCTCCAGCTGTGGTGCTTGGCCCGAAACCCCTGGACCAAATGGAGACTAACTCGTGGATCGAGATGGGGTGGAGCCGAGTCAAGTTGCCGGGCATCGGCAATCTGCTTTGCGCAGAGGGCAGAACTAAGTTGTTGGACGATGCGGTGGTACTTATGAGGTCACTGAAGGGCTGGGGAATTTGTAATGCGTATGCTCAGATCTTGGTGCGGCTGCGAGCTAGCGAGACCTCCAATACGATCCATGGCTGA